One stretch of Nitrospirota bacterium DNA includes these proteins:
- a CDS encoding 12,18-didecarboxysiroheme deacetylase: MPELIVKEDFKPFLIAWNLTKRCNLRCDHCYLSAGERDAGAIDELNTEECYRAIDDMV, encoded by the coding sequence ATGCCTGAATTAATCGTCAAAGAAGATTTTAAACCCTTCCTAATCGCCTGGAATCTCACCAAACGCTGCAATCTTCGTTGCGACCATTGTTACCTCTCCGCAGGAGAACGCGATGCTGGCGCGATAGACGAACTTAACACCGAAGAATGCTACCGGGCAATCGATGACATGGTC